The window GGGATTTTTGGTTATAGACTAAAGCCAATTGTACAAAAAATTAAGAAATAATGGTTAAGCAAGGAGAGAATACAATGCTTATTCATGGCCACCAAGTTAAGGGGAAGGAAGTCGACAAGGAAACGCGTTGTGGGCATTATCATTCAGAAATCGATCGAATTGCCATAAAATTTTACTGTTGCAATACTTATTATCCTTGCTTTTTCTGTCACAAAGAGCACGGCTGCAATTCTCCACAAGTTTGGCCTAAAGATCAATTTCATCAAAAGGGCATATTATGTGGCCACTGTGGGTATGAACTAACTATCAATGAATACCTATCCTGCAACTCTTCTTGTCCATCCTGCATGAGCTCATTCAATCCAGGATGTAGCCTTCATAAGCATTTGTATTTTGAAGTTTAAATCATTTGAATATAGGCTACAAAAAGCATCGAACATTGGCATACCACTGTTCGATGCTTTTTAAATGGGTTTCAATCGGAATGACCATCAGATGCAACTGTAACAGCCACCATAGATGCAATCATTGCAGCTTGTTGAGCTTGCATAATAATGTCTCGTCTATATAATGTTTTAGAAATGAAAAAAGCCTGTTACTCTTAGCGAAGATTGCTGATCAGTAACAGGCTTTTGTTTATTTATTAATCTTTATCTCTCAGTAAGAGGGTCGTTCACAAGACAACCATTAGATTAACTTGGCTCCTTGATTTTGGTTTGACTGCTTAGCTTGTGGTCGATGATGGAACACATAGTACAGAATGACCGAAAGTAAAGTAATAATTCCTGCCACTTCATACATCATGCTGTAATTAACGAAGGAAGCGATTAGTCCCATGAAATACGAACCGATGCCATAGCCCATGTCAAAAAATAAAAGGAATGTCGCTGTTGCAATGCCTCGTCGATGGATAGGGGAAAGCTTAACAGTAAGTGCCTGAAAACATGAAAAGAGTGCCCCGTAGCCAATCCCCATTATTAAGCCGGAGAACAAAACCATTTTTCCGGAATGTGCCTGGCTTAGTAGAATTAGACCAGCTGCAAACATTAAAATAGCCGGATAATACAAATAATGCTCTTTATACTTATCGAAAGCTTTCCCGACGATTGGCCGAAACACAACGATCATCATGGCAAATACAACAAAAAATAAGCTTGCTACTTGAGTCTGATTGATTTCAGCAGTAAAAGAAGCTAAAAATCCAGATAACGAGCTATAAGAAAAGGCAAGTAAAAATGCCAGTAATGCAATTGGCAATGCTTTCACTTCGACAAAATTACTCCAATGCATTTTCAAAGGATTTTCCTCAAATTAAAGTGACGATTATTGAATTGGAAAATAAAGAGGTAATTGAGGAAGTTAAAGAAAATAAAGTCGATTTAGGATTAATCACTTTATTTAATTCAGTTGGGGATCGATTTCCTGAACAAATCACCTTTCACTCACTCCATTCTCAAGGCACATTTCATGTTATAGTGCCAAAAGACTCTCCCTTAGCTTTTAATAAAGAACTACAGTTAATGGATATCAAAGACGATCCTTTTGTTATCTACGGAAAAAATTTTTATAATAGCCTAATTGAAGATTTTGAGAAAAACTATGGACCTTTAAATGTTATTTTTAAATCAACAAACTCGGAGGTCATAAAAAAATCTGTTTCAGAGGGGATAGGGATTAGTTTATTTTCTAGTTTGATGCTAATAGATGATCCTTATTTGGAAAGTGGACGAATCATTTCGATTCCGCTAACCGGTTATCCACTTAATTTTAATCTCCTCTATGGAGGGATTTACTCGAAAAATCGTAGTCAATCCAGATTAGTGAAAAAGTTCCTGGAATACTTTGAACACTAACTACTAATCTAGCCATAGCTACAAGAAAATAAGTTAACCCCAGACGAAACCGACCAGCTCTCCACTGGTACCCATCCCTTGACACAACCCCTAATATCAATAAATGATATTGATAACAATAGTGAGGATGAAGAAGATGAACAAATCCATAAATATTTTAGTAATTGAAGATGATGAGGATATTAATCGACTGCTGTGCAATATCGTGAGTCAAAGCGGTTACGGTGTGAAAGCGGCATACTCTGGGACAGAGGCGAGCATTTATTTAGAAAGTCAGACATGGGATATGGTTCTGCTGGATTTAATGCTTCCAGGTTTGTCTGGCGAAGAAATTCTAAAGTGGGTTAGAAAAGAGAGTGATGTGCCAATCATTATGATCTCTGCAAAGCTAGAAACACAAACGAAAATCGAGGCATTAAGGGCGGGGGCGGATGACTATATAACAAAACCTTTCGATATTGAAGAGGTGTCGGCGAGAATCGATTCTTGCTTACGACGCTATCAACCTAAGGCGAATGTACCAGCAACCCAGCAACTGCAGCACAAAGATCTGATGATGGATACAGAGTCGAAAACTGTATCCATAAATCATAAGGAAATTAAATTAACGGCACTTGAATACGAGATTTTATATCTTTTATTGTCGTCCCCTAAAAAGGTATTCACCAAAGCCAATTTGTTCGAGAGTGTTTGGAAAGAGACTTTCCATGGCGATGATAATACAGTAAATGTCCATATGAGTAACATACGGAGCAAGCTCGGGAAAGTCAATCCACGTGAGGAGTATATCGAAACGATTTGGGGAATGGGGTACCGACTAAAAACTTAAGGTTTTCTTAAGTATTGACTTAAGTCTTTCTTATGGTTTCCTCCTTATAGTAAAAAGTGTAATCAGGAAAAACACAAAAACATCTTTTAGGTAAAGTCTAAAATTACTATATCGGAGGAAAACCATGAATGAGTATGTTCTTAGAACCAATCAGTTATCAAAGAAATATCAAAATAAAATGGCGTTAAATCAAGTAGATTTAGCGATTAAAAAGGGTTCGATTTATGGGTTTATTGGACAAAATGGTGCCGGAAAATCAACTTTAATTCGCCTTGTTGCAGGCCTTGCCTTTCCAACAGCTGGGACGTTCGAGTTATTTGGAGAGAGCCATGAACGGGAGCTCAATGAAGCAAGAAAACGAATTGGAACCATTATTGAAGGTCCAGCCCTTTACCCGAATATGACAGCAGCTGAAAATTTAGAAGCTCATAGACTGTTAAAAGGAATCCCGGGGAAAGAATGTATTAAAAAAACATTAACTCTAGTAGGTTTAGAAGATACAGGGAAAAAGAAAACAAAGAATTTTTCTTTAGGAATGAAGCAGCGTCTCGGCCTTGCGATTGCCCTATTAGGAGAACCTGAATTTTTGATATTGGATGAGCCTATTAATGGGCTAGATCCAATGGGTGTAGTGGAAATTCGTGAATTATTGAAGAAGTTGAACCAGGAGTATGGCATTACGATTTTGATTTCAAGCCATATTTTAAGTGAACTGCACTTATTAGCTACGCATTACGGAATTATTCATAATGGTGAGTTGCTCGAACAGTTAACAGCAAAGGAACTAAATGAAAAAACCCAGCACTATCTCCACATTAAAGTGGATAATCCGCAAAAATGTGCAAGTATAATTGAAAGTAAGCTCGCAACAAATAATTTTGAAGTCATGCACAATGGCGTTATAAAATTATTTGGATTTGTGGACGTACCAGGTAAAGTTTCACAGCTACTGACAAATGAAGGCTTAGTGATTGAACAATTTATGCCGATGGGTGAAGATCTGGAAAGCTACTTTACGAAACGCATCGGGGGTGTTCACCATGGGTAATCTGTTGAAAACAGAATGGTATAAATTAAGAAAAGATCGATCATTTTGGGTATTGCTACTAATTCTATTTGGTGTGGCCGTTTTTTATCCGCTACTTTTGACAAATAGTGAAGGATCTTCTGGAAATGATTTTTATCGCGGATATATTTTATCCATTAACACGGATATTGTAAGACTATTCCCGGCAATTTTAGCAGGGTTCTTTATATCCAGTGAATATTCAATGGGCACGATGAAAAGCGTTGTTTCATCAGGGAATAGTAGGGTTCGTTTGTATTTTGCAAAACTGACAGTATTCTCAATTGGTTCTGCCATCATCATGCTAATATTACCTATATTCATGATAGGGGCAAGTGTCATTTATATAGGGCCTGAGGTAATGCCGGACTGGTCATTTTACTTAAAAGCGATTGGTTTAATTGCACTGTATGCAGTCGCGTATGCTTCAGTTATGTCATTTTTCTCAACTATTTTTACTGATAGTGGGAAGTCAATTGCATTCCAGCTTTTATTCATTGCATTGATTCCTTCCTTATTGGAGTATCTCAGTTCAAAAGTTTCGTTTTTGGAATCGATTATTTCCCATTCTATATTCATCACACAGCCATCCATCTTAGTGATTGATCAAATCCCTCAATGGAGTGGTGACGTTGTGTTAACCTATATAATAGTGCCAATTCTAACATTTATCCTATTTGGTGTATTGGGAAGTCTTCTATATAAAAGCAAAGAAATTAAGTAGAGAGTAGGTGGGTAATGTAGATGCTATATGTAGGAATCGGACTGATTGTTATTTTAGTGTATCTACTTACTCGCCACTTTTATTTAAAAAGGGAAATAAAGAGAGCAACCAAGCAGCTACATGAACTCAATCAAAATTTAACAGAGAAGAAGTTAGACATTCGTTTTTTCGATAAAGATATTGAGAAGCTGGTGGAAGAGATTAACAATCAGATTAATCTAACAAAAAAGGCAACTGCGGATAAGCGGAGAACTGAAAACGAACTAAAACAGGCCATCTCACATATTTCGCATGACATTCGGACACCCATGACTTCTATTTTGGGCTATATTCAATTTTTAGAAGTGGAGGAAATAACGCCTTCTTTGAGAAAAGAATATACTCAAATTATTAAAGATGGGGCATTGCGATTAAAGGCGTTACTCGAAGACTTTTTCGAACTCTCCATTATTGAGCAAACGGATTATCCCATGAAACTGGAAACGATTAAAATCAATCAAGTTATTCTAGAGGTGCTATTAGGATTTTACGAAGCATTTAATAAAAGAGGCCTAACACCAACGATTGAAATTCCAGACGAAGATCTTTTGATAAAGGCTGATTTATCTGCGGTAAAAAGAGTTATCGAAAACTTGATACTCAATGCGATTAAACATTCAAGTGGGAACGTGATCATTCGGGTTGAAAAAGCTACTTCATCTGTTCAATTAATGATCAGTAACTCTGTGGAACAATTGAGCGAAAGGGATCTAACATATATGTTTGACCGTTTTTATAAAGCAGACCAAGCAAGAATCGGTCATGGAACAGGCTTAGGCTTGCCAATTGCAAAGAGCCTGATGGAAAAAATGAACGGCAGCATCTCGGCTGAGCTTGAACAGGGTGAGCTCGCAATTATTTGTAAGTGGAATAGTTAAGAAGGAGCAGCTAGATGAACTGGCCGCTCCCTTATTGACTTTTTTTGCATTCGAAATATATAATGTAACTGTATTTTACTTAAAGGAGGATTATTAAAAAATGACACATTCTATGAGACTACGTTTCCTAGCTTTGAACCAATAACTGAATATGGTCAAAGTCTCTGTTTGTCTAACAGAGTAAACAGGATTAGTCTGTCCTTTTTTAATCATCTTCAATTTCATAGTAAGTTATTTGAAGAAAGGTAGATAATGCGTCTTTCTTTTTTGTTTTCATTCAGTTAAAAATAGAGGACATACTCCTTTTACTCTAAACCACAGCCGAACAGTCTGTGGTTTTTTGGTGCCTGGAGATTCTTAAGAGTAAAAATAAAAGAGGAGGATTAACTGTAATGTTCTTATTATTCTTTTGATACGAGCTTGATTTAGAAGCTCGTATCGATTCTAGATTCTAGCTATCGATACGAAATGACAAAATTTCGGAGGTAGCGAAAATGGAACAAATTTGTTTTGAATTAGAAAATATAGAAATAAACTATTTAGATAAAGAAATTTTAAAGATTGACCGATTGGCTGTACATCAATTCGATCGCATTGGTATCGTTGGAAAAAACGGTGTAGGAAAAAGCACCTTATTAAAGCTTCTTACAGGTCATATTCAGCCCACTCAAGGCAAGGTAAATCGCCATGTAGAATATGGATATTTTGAACAGTTAGAAGCACCAAATGGGAATGAAGCGGATCCTAGATTACTAGGCAAATTACAGGTTTCAAAGAAGCAAGATTTCTTGAGCGGAGGCGAGCAAACGAGGCTAAAGCTTGCACAAGTTTTTTCCCATTATTACGAGTGCTTATTAATAGATGAGCCGACGACACATTTGGATCAAGAGGGCATTTCCTATCTACTGGATGAATTGCGGTATTATTACGGAGCCCTCGTGCTAATCAGTCATGATCGTGCTGTACTAGACGAACTAGTTACGACAATTTGGGAAATTCATGATGGCAAGGTGAATGTATATGCTGGAAATTATAGTGAGTATATCGCTCAAAAACAGCTGGAACGAACTCAACAAACGCAAGCTCACGAACAATTTCTGAAAGAAAAGAATCGTCTAGAAAAAGCAGCCGAAGAAAAAAAGAAAACGGCAGAAAAAATAGCTAAAGCTTCATCGATGTCTAAAAAGGAATCAAAAGCTAAACCAAATCGAATGTTTGAAACAAAATCAAAAGGTACAGGTCAAAAAGCGTTACAGCGAGCAGCGAAAGCAATAGAACATCGTGTCGAAAAACTTCATACAGTCGAAGCAGTTCAAGAGGAAAGGCCAATAATCTTTCATCAGGCCAGTACGCTTGAATTGCATAACAAGTTTCCGATTATGGCAGATAGATTATCAATTTGTGCAGGGGACAACGTATTGTTAGAGGATGTAAGCTTCCAAATTCCACTAGGTAAAAAAATCGCCATTACAGGCAACAATGGTAGCGGGAAAAGTACTTTATTTCAAACTATTGTAGATAAGGGGCCAGGATTGACCATATCTCCCAAAGCCAAGATAGGGCTCTTCCAGCAAATGAGCTATCAATTTACTAGTGATGAAACAGTTCTACAATTGCTACAAACAAGTTCAACATACGAAGATGGATTTCTGCGAAGTGTGTTGCATTCCATGAGATTCGTTGGAACGGATCTACAAAAAAAGGTGCAGTCGCTAAGTGGAGGAGAAGCAATTCGTCTTCAGATATGTCAGCTGTTTTTAGGGGAGTATAACATATTGTTATTAGATGAACCAACCAATTTCTTGGACATTCATGCCATCCAAGCATTAGAAAAGTTCATCAAGTCCTATAAAGGAACCATATTATTTATCTCACATGATAAGCAGTTCATAGCAAATGTAGCAGATGGACAATTTCATATTTCAGATAAAAAGTTAATACAAAAGTGATAGTAATCTGTAATAAAACCAAAATTTAGACCCAGAATGAATTTTGTAAGTACTGATAAATAGACTATATAGGTTTTTGTACTAAGTAATCTGTCATTAATTGTATAAAAAGGGCAATTCCAACAAGGATTTGCTCTTTTTTTGTGGAATAAATTATATTAACAAAGATTATTTTAATTCCAAAACAAGGAGGAGTTAGATGATTATAAGGCTAGGTGAAACAAGAGACGTTGAACAATTGATCAAGATGAGTTGGGATTATATAAAAGAGCACTCTGAAAGTGAAATGAAATGTACCTTTCAAAAGTTTCGGAAGGAGTATCATTCGTTTTTTGAAAAGGCCTTAACCAGTGGCCAATGGTTTGTTTGGGTTGTGGAGGAAGCTGGTAAACTAGTCGCCCATATTTACATAGAATTAATACAAAAAGTACTGCGTCCAGGTAGTATCACACATCCATTTGCTTACATGACGAATATCTATACCGTTCCCGAATATCGAAATATGGGTCTCGGAAGTAAATTACTTAGATCCATCAATGAGTGGATTAACGAAAACGAGTATGAGTTTGTCATCGTATGGCCAAATGATGAAACGATTCCATATTATCAAAAAAGCGAACACATGCAGTGCAAGGAGCCGATTGAGTATTACCTGAGTTGAAGGATAAAGGAATTTGAAAAAACAAAAACCCGGAAAAATTCCGGGTCTGATTACACATGATCCACGATTTGTTTAGATTTCCTAGAGAAAACGCTCATTCGCACTCATC is drawn from Lysinibacillus sp. SGAir0095 and contains these coding sequences:
- a CDS encoding response regulator transcription factor encodes the protein MNKSINILVIEDDEDINRLLCNIVSQSGYGVKAAYSGTEASIYLESQTWDMVLLDLMLPGLSGEEILKWVRKESDVPIIMISAKLETQTKIEALRAGADDYITKPFDIEEVSARIDSCLRRYQPKANVPATQQLQHKDLMMDTESKTVSINHKEIKLTALEYEILYLLLSSPKKVFTKANLFESVWKETFHGDDNTVNVHMSNIRSKLGKVNPREEYIETIWGMGYRLKT
- a CDS encoding ABC transporter permease, which produces MGNLLKTEWYKLRKDRSFWVLLLILFGVAVFYPLLLTNSEGSSGNDFYRGYILSINTDIVRLFPAILAGFFISSEYSMGTMKSVVSSGNSRVRLYFAKLTVFSIGSAIIMLILPIFMIGASVIYIGPEVMPDWSFYLKAIGLIALYAVAYASVMSFFSTIFTDSGKSIAFQLLFIALIPSLLEYLSSKVSFLESIISHSIFITQPSILVIDQIPQWSGDVVLTYIIVPILTFILFGVLGSLLYKSKEIK
- a CDS encoding ATP-binding cassette domain-containing protein, which encodes MNEYVLRTNQLSKKYQNKMALNQVDLAIKKGSIYGFIGQNGAGKSTLIRLVAGLAFPTAGTFELFGESHERELNEARKRIGTIIEGPALYPNMTAAENLEAHRLLKGIPGKECIKKTLTLVGLEDTGKKKTKNFSLGMKQRLGLAIALLGEPEFLILDEPINGLDPMGVVEIRELLKKLNQEYGITILISSHILSELHLLATHYGIIHNGELLEQLTAKELNEKTQHYLHIKVDNPQKCASIIESKLATNNFEVMHNGVIKLFGFVDVPGKVSQLLTNEGLVIEQFMPMGEDLESYFTKRIGGVHHG
- a CDS encoding erythromycin resistance leader peptide → MTHSMRLRFLALNQ
- a CDS encoding Msr family ABC-F type ribosomal protection protein, which produces MEQICFELENIEINYLDKEILKIDRLAVHQFDRIGIVGKNGVGKSTLLKLLTGHIQPTQGKVNRHVEYGYFEQLEAPNGNEADPRLLGKLQVSKKQDFLSGGEQTRLKLAQVFSHYYECLLIDEPTTHLDQEGISYLLDELRYYYGALVLISHDRAVLDELVTTIWEIHDGKVNVYAGNYSEYIAQKQLERTQQTQAHEQFLKEKNRLEKAAEEKKKTAEKIAKASSMSKKESKAKPNRMFETKSKGTGQKALQRAAKAIEHRVEKLHTVEAVQEERPIIFHQASTLELHNKFPIMADRLSICAGDNVLLEDVSFQIPLGKKIAITGNNGSGKSTLFQTIVDKGPGLTISPKAKIGLFQQMSYQFTSDETVLQLLQTSSTYEDGFLRSVLHSMRFVGTDLQKKVQSLSGGEAIRLQICQLFLGEYNILLLDEPTNFLDIHAIQALEKFIKSYKGTILFISHDKQFIANVADGQFHISDKKLIQK
- a CDS encoding CHY zinc finger protein yields the protein MLIHGHQVKGKEVDKETRCGHYHSEIDRIAIKFYCCNTYYPCFFCHKEHGCNSPQVWPKDQFHQKGILCGHCGYELTINEYLSCNSSCPSCMSSFNPGCSLHKHLYFEV
- a CDS encoding MFS transporter, with the protein product MKALPIALLAFLLAFSYSSLSGFLASFTAEINQTQVASLFFVVFAMMIVVFRPIVGKAFDKYKEHYLYYPAILMFAAGLILLSQAHSGKMVLFSGLIMGIGYGALFSCFQALTVKLSPIHRRGIATATFLLFFDMGYGIGSYFMGLIASFVNYSMMYEVAGIITLLSVILYYVFHHRPQAKQSNQNQGAKLI
- a CDS encoding GNAT family N-acetyltransferase — translated: MIIRLGETRDVEQLIKMSWDYIKEHSESEMKCTFQKFRKEYHSFFEKALTSGQWFVWVVEEAGKLVAHIYIELIQKVLRPGSITHPFAYMTNIYTVPEYRNMGLGSKLLRSINEWINENEYEFVIVWPNDETIPYYQKSEHMQCKEPIEYYLS
- a CDS encoding LysR family transcriptional regulator substrate-binding protein, producing the protein MPVMQLAMLSLRQNYSNAFSKDFPQIKVTIIELENKEVIEEVKENKVDLGLITLFNSVGDRFPEQITFHSLHSQGTFHVIVPKDSPLAFNKELQLMDIKDDPFVIYGKNFYNSLIEDFEKNYGPLNVIFKSTNSEVIKKSVSEGIGISLFSSLMLIDDPYLESGRIISIPLTGYPLNFNLLYGGIYSKNRSQSRLVKKFLEYFEH
- a CDS encoding sensor histidine kinase KdpD; the protein is MLYVGIGLIVILVYLLTRHFYLKREIKRATKQLHELNQNLTEKKLDIRFFDKDIEKLVEEINNQINLTKKATADKRRTENELKQAISHISHDIRTPMTSILGYIQFLEVEEITPSLRKEYTQIIKDGALRLKALLEDFFELSIIEQTDYPMKLETIKINQVILEVLLGFYEAFNKRGLTPTIEIPDEDLLIKADLSAVKRVIENLILNAIKHSSGNVIIRVEKATSSVQLMISNSVEQLSERDLTYMFDRFYKADQARIGHGTGLGLPIAKSLMEKMNGSISAELEQGELAIICKWNS